Proteins from a genomic interval of Crassostrea angulata isolate pt1a10 chromosome 7, ASM2561291v2, whole genome shotgun sequence:
- the LOC128155263 gene encoding potassium voltage-gated channel protein Shab-like, with product MTTKMVENVQKPRVYTEYSKSSLVEIYVAGTRFEIPKENIAKNRETLLGKMLPELSKEKGGDISFNRPEEAFKAIHNYFLTGKLHMPLNVCPGQFAEELEFWGVGSELLEPCCLYRFLAFHQQEETTKRFRKTIPSIHNQKVTSGGYSCRQRLWCIIDNRESSVPAKIYLGFILTFVLLSLASLSLSTVQSLQRKLTICEARDLLFYDNDYDDEVKEYFENNVDCSKDAEIAMMSFLGEYAEYSDDDFEEKLEGFRNSSGATGIGDDYYSTLRLKRKLKHVKLPYKHARLAVFDRIDLIVLAVFTVDLILRLTTCPSIVMYYKSLLNIMDSIVLVCGIVGFVLEKILINFTYGTGDLDILIYFQQLRVFRLLRIFQHVAAIKVLAFCFKENFKEILVLLLFLFVGVNFFANILYFVETDTMKSIPTAWWWGLITMTTVGYGDIYPTSALGRIIGACCAISGVIVLALVIPIFVNNFLALYELAHLLGKEKTGKSKPITLQVMPTKQQSKGI from the exons ATGACTACTAAAATGGTGGAAAATGTACAAAAGCCACGAGTGTATACAGAATATTCGAAATCATCTCTTGTTGAAATATACGTAGCGGGAACCAGATTTGAAATTCCTAAAGAGAACATTGCGAAAAATCGAGAAACCTTACTGGGGAAAATGTTACCAGAACTAAGCAAAGAAAAGGGAGGAGATATTTCATTTAATCGTCCGGAGGAGGCGTTTAAAGCGATACACAATTATTTCCTTACGGGCAAGTTACACATGCCTCTAAATGTGTGCCCAGGACAGTTTGCCGAGGAGCTGGAGTTTTGGGGAGTCGGGTCTGAGCTGCTAGAACCGTGTTGTTTGTACAG GTTCTTGGCCTTTCACCAACAAGAGGAAACAACCAAACGTTTCAGAAAAACCATCCCCTCAATCCATAATCAGAAGGTTACATCCGGGGGTTATTCTTGTAGGCAACGACTGTGGTGTATTATAGACAACAGAGAGTCTTCTGTTCCAGCCAAG atctATCTTGGCTTTATTCTCACTTTTGTTCTTCTGTCATTGGCTTCACTATCACTGAGCACGGTTCAAAGCCTTCAGCGGAAACTGACGATTTGTGAAGCACGTGACTTGTTGTTTTACGACAATGATTATGACGACGAAGTTAAAGAGTATTTCGAGAATAACGTCGACTGCAGTAAGGACGCGGAGATAGCGATGATGTCGTTTCTGGGTGAATACGCAGAGTATTCCGACGACGATTTTGAAGAGAAACTGGAGGGATTTAGAAACAGTTCAGGAGCTACGGGTATAGGAGATGATTATTATTCGACACTGagattgaaaagaaaattaaagcaCGTTAAACTTCCTTACAAACACGCTCGCCTTGCGGTGTTTGATCGGATTGACCTTATTGTACTTGCTGTTTTCACCGTAGACCTAATCTTGCGCCTTACGACTTGTCCGAGCATTGTTATGTACTATAAGTCACTTCTTAACATCATGGACTCGATTGTCCTTGTTTGTGGAATCGTTGGATTTGTCTTGGAAAAAATCTTGATTAACTTCACCTATGGAACGGGGGATCTAGACATCCTTATATATTTCCAACAGCTTCGTGTGTTTCGTTTGCTTCGGATTTTTCAACACGTCGCCGCCATTAAAGTCTTGGCTTTTTGCTTCAaggaaaatttcaaagaaattctcgttctcttgttatttttgtttgttggtGTGAACTTTTTCGCCAATATTCTTTACTTTGTGGAAACGGACACTATGAAGAGTATTCCCACAGCTTGGTGGTGGGGGCTGATCACCATGACAACGGTTGGTTATGGTGATATCTATCCGACAAGCGCTTTAGGTCGCATCATAGGGGCGTGTTGCGCAATAAGTGGAGTAATAGTTCTGGCCCTTGTTATTccaatttttgtaaacaattttcttGCTTTGTATGAACTAGCTCATTTGTTGGGAAAAGAGAAAACTGGGAAATCAAAACCGATAACACTGCAAGTGATGCCTACAAAGCAACAGAGCAAGGGGATCTAA